The Episyrphus balteatus chromosome 4, idEpiBalt1.1, whole genome shotgun sequence genome includes a window with the following:
- the LOC129918508 gene encoding uncharacterized protein LOC129918508, with translation MAKFLGVISNHYPHPSDDFVLEFTDLDMLANFLFHETQNLFYEFQRKSEFITEQEMNLTQNLNKISEIYNFNHLLHTKSHEIEQEVDKISYCLNELDKTINCLETVPTNFVACKCTSNAKRNLILEKLVKLSEDCMKIDEQVEQVKKEENCSSVRGPCDLTKNLLPFLDLHTRILENIEQKVDKVTDQLKEVDGLFINANKRSIGACYHKPIHDLTSSTC, from the exons atggcaaaattCCTTGGTGTCATATCAAACCACTACCCACATCCTTCCGACGATTTCGTTCTAGAATTCACAGACCTCGATATGTTGGCAAATTTTCTCTTCCATGAAACTCAAAATCTATTTTACGAATTTCAACGAAAATCCGAATTCATCACCGAACAAGAAATgaatttaacacaaaatttaaacaaa ATATCAGAAATCTACAATTTCAACCATTTACTTCACACAAAATCCCATGAAATTGAACAAGAAGTCGACAAAATCAGTTATTGTTTGAATGAGTTGGATAAGACTATAAATTGCTTGGAAACTGTCCCAACAAACTTTGTTGCTTGTAAATGTACATCAAAtgcaaaacgaaatttaattCTTGAGAAACTAGTAAAACTCTCTGAAGATTGTATGAAAATTGATGAACAAGTGGAACAAGTTAAAAAGGAAGAGAATTGTTCTTCTGTAAGAGGTCCCTGTGATTTG ACGAAAAATCTTCTTCCATTTCTCGACTTGCATACAAGAATCTTAGAGAACATCGAACAAAAAGTGGATAAAGTCACGGACCAACTAAAGGAAGTCGACGGATTATTTATCAATGCCAATA AAAGAAGTATCGGCGCTTGTTACCACAAACCAATACATGACTTAACCTCTTCCACTTGCTAA